One genomic region from Streptomyces sp. NBC_00582 encodes:
- a CDS encoding DUF1304 domain-containing protein: MEILANVVVALVAALHLYILVMEMFLWQKKPGMGFHGFDAELARRTAPMAANQGLYNGFLAAGLVWGLVASDPTGFAAQVFFLSCVIVAGVYGAVTANRRILVAQALPGALALAAVLIAQ, translated from the coding sequence ATGGAGATCCTGGCGAACGTTGTCGTCGCGCTGGTGGCGGCGTTGCATCTCTACATCCTGGTGATGGAGATGTTCCTGTGGCAGAAGAAGCCTGGCATGGGCTTCCACGGGTTCGACGCGGAGCTGGCGCGGCGGACCGCCCCGATGGCCGCCAACCAGGGGCTGTACAACGGGTTCCTGGCGGCGGGGCTGGTCTGGGGGCTCGTCGCCTCGGATCCCACGGGGTTCGCGGCGCAGGTGTTCTTCCTGTCCTGTGTGATCGTCGCGGGCGTGTACGGCGCGGTCACCGCCAACCGGCGGATCCTGGTCGCCCAGGCACTGCCCGGTGCGCTCGCCCTGGCCGCCGTCCTGATCGCGCAGTGA
- a CDS encoding glutathione S-transferase family protein, which translates to MNGGGGGNSAYGHRRFQRSRSHFSDRITADGRDGWPVAAGRYRLVVSRACPWASRAVISRRLLGLEDALSMAVADPLQDDRSWRFTLDPDDRDPVLGIRYLSEAYDRRETGFPGGVSVPAIVDVPSGRLVTNDYQRITLDLATEWRALHRPGAPDLYPEKWREEIDTVMAEVYEDVNNGVYRAGFAHGQEEYEEACTAVFRRLELLSSRLAGQRYLVGDTITEADVRLFTTLVRFDAVYHGHFKCNRWKLTEDQVLWAYVRDLYQTPGFGDTVDFDHIKRHYYQVHSGINPTRIVPVGPDLAGWLTPHGRERLGGRPFGDGTAPGPVRADEEVPPRGRP; encoded by the coding sequence ATGAACGGCGGGGGCGGGGGCAACAGCGCGTACGGGCACCGGCGGTTCCAGCGGTCCCGGAGTCACTTCTCGGACCGGATCACCGCGGACGGCCGGGACGGATGGCCGGTGGCGGCCGGGCGCTACCGTCTGGTGGTCAGCCGTGCCTGCCCGTGGGCGAGCCGGGCGGTGATCTCCCGGCGGCTGCTCGGTCTGGAGGACGCGCTGTCGATGGCGGTGGCCGATCCCCTTCAGGACGACCGCAGCTGGCGCTTCACCCTGGACCCGGACGACCGCGACCCGGTGCTCGGCATCCGGTATCTCAGCGAGGCCTACGACCGGCGGGAGACCGGTTTTCCGGGCGGGGTCAGCGTGCCGGCGATCGTGGACGTGCCCAGCGGCCGGCTGGTGACGAACGACTACCAGCGCATCACCCTCGACCTGGCCACCGAGTGGCGGGCGCTGCACCGGCCTGGGGCGCCCGATCTCTATCCCGAGAAGTGGCGCGAGGAGATCGACACGGTGATGGCCGAGGTGTACGAGGACGTGAACAACGGGGTCTACCGGGCGGGCTTCGCCCACGGGCAGGAGGAGTACGAGGAGGCCTGTACGGCCGTCTTCCGGCGGCTGGAGCTGCTGAGCTCACGGCTGGCCGGGCAGCGCTATCTCGTCGGCGACACGATCACCGAGGCCGATGTGCGGCTGTTCACGACGCTGGTCCGTTTCGACGCCGTCTACCACGGTCACTTCAAGTGCAACCGCTGGAAGCTGACGGAGGACCAGGTGCTGTGGGCGTACGTCCGTGATCTCTACCAGACGCCGGGATTCGGTGACACCGTCGACTTCGACCACATCAAACGGCACTACTACCAGGTGCACTCCGGGATCAATCCGACGAGGATCGTTCCCGTCGGTCCGGACCTGGCGGGCTGGCTCACCCCGCACGGGCGGGAGCGGCTCGGCGGTCGTCCCTTCGGGGACGGCACGGCGCCGGGGCCCGTCCGCGCGGACGAGGAGGTCCCGCCCCGGGGACGGCCCTGA
- a CDS encoding DUF4235 domain-containing protein — protein sequence MARNKKRKLPLVYQPVGFVLGWSSGALAGIAFRKAWKAIRHEDDAPDALDRDRGWTEILLAAALQGAIFAVVRSAADRTGAKAIERSTGSWPTKDHEGRQ from the coding sequence GTGGCACGCAACAAGAAAAGGAAGCTCCCTCTGGTGTACCAGCCCGTCGGCTTCGTCCTCGGCTGGTCGAGCGGCGCGCTGGCCGGGATCGCCTTCCGCAAGGCGTGGAAGGCGATCCGGCACGAGGACGACGCACCCGACGCCCTGGACCGTGATCGCGGCTGGACCGAGATCCTGCTGGCGGCGGCGCTCCAGGGCGCGATCTTCGCCGTGGTCCGCAGCGCGGCCGACCGCACGGGCGCGAAGGCGATCGAGCGGTCGACCGGGTCGTGGCCGACGAAGGACCACGAGGGCCGGCAGTGA
- a CDS encoding pyridoxamine 5'-phosphate oxidase family protein, giving the protein MTRAPARTALQRKHDTLHRLEQDVDVWVATAAEDGAAPYLAPLSYVWDGAVLLVATPVTAPTGRALLDTRVARLAVGPADDVVMIEGTAAPVPPAELPEEDAEIFAGKTGFDPRELPVPHLYFLIRPRRIRSWRTREEETGGCEVMRDGEWLVTG; this is encoded by the coding sequence ATGACCCGAGCACCGGCACGCACCGCGCTGCAGCGCAAGCACGACACGCTCCACCGGCTGGAACAGGACGTCGACGTCTGGGTCGCCACCGCCGCCGAGGACGGCGCGGCTCCCTACCTCGCCCCGCTCTCCTACGTCTGGGACGGAGCCGTCCTCCTCGTCGCCACCCCGGTCACCGCCCCCACCGGCCGCGCCCTCCTCGACACCCGCGTCGCACGTCTCGCCGTCGGCCCCGCCGACGACGTGGTCATGATCGAGGGAACGGCCGCCCCCGTGCCGCCCGCCGAACTCCCCGAGGAGGACGCCGAGATCTTCGCGGGCAAGACCGGCTTCGACCCCCGCGAACTGCCCGTCCCCCACCTGTACTTCCTCATCCGCCCGCGACGGATCCGGTCCTGGCGGACCCGTGAGGAGGAGACCGGGGGGTGCGAGGTGATGCGCGACGGTGAGTGGCTGGTGACCGGCTGA
- a CDS encoding VOC family protein, with protein sequence MAEDRAEGRALVKAGVVVLDCAEPELLAEFYKGFLDAELTDASANRVEIRSADGTRLAFRRDANATPPSWPRPENSLQVHLDFLVDDLDAAERRIVGLGGRPLDTKGAAGPHEERGYADPAGHSFTLRNTLSTAPKQG encoded by the coding sequence ATGGCCGAAGACAGGGCAGAAGGCAGGGCACTGGTGAAAGCGGGCGTCGTCGTGCTCGACTGCGCCGAGCCCGAGCTGCTCGCCGAGTTCTACAAGGGGTTCCTGGACGCCGAGCTGACCGACGCGTCCGCCAACCGCGTCGAGATCAGGAGTGCCGACGGAACCCGGCTGGCCTTCCGCCGTGACGCCAACGCCACCCCGCCGAGCTGGCCCCGCCCCGAGAACTCCCTCCAGGTGCACCTCGACTTCCTCGTCGACGACCTCGACGCGGCCGAACGCAGGATCGTCGGCCTCGGCGGCCGCCCCCTGGACACCAAGGGGGCGGCCGGCCCGCACGAGGAACGCGGCTACGCCGACCCGGCGGGCCACTCCTTCACCCTCCGCAACACCCTCTCCACGGCCCCGAAACAGGGCTGA
- a CDS encoding TetR/AcrR family transcriptional regulator — MIRAEAEDPRAARTRARLRAALLAECAERPLEEVGVAALVRRAGVGRATFYVHYPDLEALAVDACADVVREAVEALHAWQGRPDPVRAPAALAEFFASLTPHAPLYRTLLAPGGGGPLGRVLHRDLRAYSLRERERAGAADAPLVASAVAATFAGVLADWLHGDLGGTPAEIADQVWQLLVALHASR, encoded by the coding sequence GTGATCCGGGCGGAGGCCGAGGACCCGCGGGCCGCCCGCACGCGGGCGCGGCTGCGGGCCGCACTGCTCGCGGAGTGCGCGGAGCGGCCCCTGGAGGAGGTCGGGGTGGCCGCGCTGGTGCGGCGGGCCGGTGTCGGCCGGGCCACCTTCTATGTGCACTATCCCGACCTGGAGGCCCTCGCCGTCGACGCCTGCGCCGATGTGGTGCGCGAGGCCGTGGAGGCGTTGCACGCCTGGCAGGGGCGGCCCGATCCGGTGCGGGCGCCCGCCGCGCTCGCGGAGTTCTTCGCCTCGCTCACCCCGCACGCCCCCCTGTACCGGACCCTGCTCGCGCCGGGCGGCGGCGGGCCGCTCGGCCGGGTGCTGCACCGGGACCTGCGAGCCTACAGCCTGCGGGAGCGGGAGCGGGCCGGTGCGGCGGACGCCCCGCTGGTGGCCTCCGCCGTCGCCGCGACGTTCGCGGGTGTCCTGGCCGACTGGCTGCACGGCGATCTCGGCGGCACCCCCGCCGAGATCGCCGACCAGGTCTGGCAGTTGCTGGTCGCCCTGCACGCGAGCCGCTGA